The sequence TAATGGGGTCGGTAAGTGGAACATTGGGATTGGCCGGACGAAAGCCATACCCCATCGCTGCCCGCTGGCTCTCTTCGCTGAGCAGAAATTCGTAGAGCCGTTCGGCGGCCGCCCGTTCATCGGCGCTGGCGCTCGCCATTATGATGAACGGGTTATCGTGCCAGAAGGTACCCTCCGCCGGATAGATCGCCACTAGCGGCGTCGGTGGTGGATTGAATTTATTAAAGTCGATGAGCGTAATCTCCTCCATTGGGAAAGCCGAGATGTAGCTCATGCCGAACTTTTTCATATTTTCACTGAAGACCAGGGTATTGTAGCCGTAATGCTTAATACTCCGTCCGAGCTGGCGGATGAAGGCAGTCGCCTGCTCACTCTGCACATCGGCGACGGTCAAACCTTCACGTTTGCCGGTGGCGGCGTAGAACTCGGCGATTAAGGTGCTGAGGGCGGTAGTACTGATTTCAGGGTCGGTGTGACCCCACGAAAAGCGCCCCCACTCAGGATGCCCGAAGCGCCCCCAGCCTTGCGGATCATTAGTCAGTTCGAGAATGTCTTTCCACCCAATGGGTCGATTGGGCCAACCCATCGCTTCCGCCATGGGTTTCCACATCGCAATGACGACCGGGGTTAGCACAAGAGGCTTATTTGAAACAGCAACATTCTGGTTGCCGGTCTCTTGCTTAAGCACCTCGAGCCAGGTACTGGCCGATGGACTCCAGACGGTGACGTTCAACGTACCGTTCTTGATCTCGGTACGGGCGGCTCCCGACGACTTGTTGATCCCTTCCACCACCACGCGCCGGTCGTTGACGATAATTCGTTGCTCGTTGAAGCGGGCAATTTGTTCGGTAAGCCATTTATCCTTTTCTGGACTGTAGGCAATAGTAATCTTGAGCGCATTCGCGTCGCCTAGACCAAAGGGTAAGAGTTCCCCACAACCGCTGAGGAGCATGAGGAGGAGCACCAGGACGGTACAGAGCCTAAACCAGCGAGACATCATACGGTAACATCCTCTTTTGATGACCGAACGTACAGTATGATTATACTCTGTCAGCATGAATATAGCTACGATAACATCGACACTCGCCGGAAAACGAATTACCTCCGTTCGCTAGGGCAAAGCAGCGCCTCGCTCCGACGGTCATACTCCTGTACCTCGGGAGCGCGTACCAGAGGCCCGCGTTCTTTCTTGTTCGAGTGAAATCTTGTCGAAGCTGTTGTCCGACTGCACTCGTACGGTCGACTCACAGCACGGCAATCCCCTCACCTTATCTATCCGCAGCATGTGTAGAACTGCTTCCCGTGCCGACAGTGGTCTCCGTCAGGGATTGTTCTCTCGCCGATTATGCTTATCAATACATTAGAGGTGTACTCCTCAGACAGGTGCGCTTCCAACGCTGACACCGCAGGATGCGGGCCAGAGGCCCGCGATCCCAGGGCGACAGTGTGTGTCGGGCGTATGCTGAGGGTCTGGAAGACGCTTATCGCTCTCGGCACGTCATTCGTTCGCCGATAAGTAGCCGTTATAACACCAAAAACTGAACTCTCCGAAAACCGCTACCTCCCTCCTAGCCTCCTTCCTCTTCCGCATGGGGAGAAGAAAGAGAAGAACAATATGGGACAAAGAGGTTTTCAGGCACGCTTTATTGAGGCTGATAGACGAATCTGCCACCAGAGGTGCTCACCTACAACGGTGAATGAATCAGCACTGCGCCAGTATCGTGTGAACAGGAGGCTAAAGAGCGGTATGAACGTCTCTGTACAGAGTGGCGGTGCGCTTGAAGTTCCAGACCGACAAAACCCACATAGCCTAGATACCCGTCATTGCCGTGTCGAGCACTTTACGGAACACCTCCATATCGCTACGCAAATCGTCTAGCC comes from Chloroflexus sp. Y-396-1 and encodes:
- a CDS encoding extracellular solute-binding protein codes for the protein MSRWFRLCTVLVLLLMLLSGCGELLPFGLGDANALKITIAYSPEKDKWLTEQIARFNEQRIIVNDRRVVVEGINKSSGAARTEIKNGTLNVTVWSPSASTWLEVLKQETGNQNVAVSNKPLVLTPVVIAMWKPMAEAMGWPNRPIGWKDILELTNDPQGWGRFGHPEWGRFSWGHTDPEISTTALSTLIAEFYAATGKREGLTVADVQSEQATAFIRQLGRSIKHYGYNTLVFSENMKKFGMSYISAFPMEEITLIDFNKFNPPPTPLVAIYPAEGTFWHDNPFIIMASASADERAAAERLYEFLLSEESQRAAMGYGFRPANPNVPLTDPISPAFGADPQGVQTVLAVPSAEVIVAIKDAWKLNRKRADILLVVDTSGSMEGDKLTMVKAGIETFLLRILPEDRLGLITFDSKARLVVPMAPLSENRIAIQTAVQEMRASGRTALFDALELARQTLEALPPAEDDRIRAIVLLSDGADNASQMSLDQLRNAFDESGISIFPVAYGSDADRQVLDVIAEFSRTIVVVGDTGDIAQIFENLSRYF